The nucleotide sequence TAGACCTGGAGCAGATCAACCGCTCAAACCGAATAAAACTACACTGAATTCTCCCTGAGCTTAATATTGTAAACCGAAGAATTTGATGGAAACCTGAAAATCCTTAGAAGATTCCAACCGTCAACGATCCCGCTTAAGAATTGAAGAGCCAATAGAATTAAATTTGGTCTGGATATCTAAATCAATATTAAGCTACCTGGACTATTCGGCGGTTGATATTCTTTGGGTTTGGGCTTCATAGGCTTAGGAACTATGGGTGCACCTATGGTTCTCAACCTCTTGAAAGCAGGTTTCAAACTGAAAGTGTATGACGTTGACTCTGAAAGGGTTAAAAAGGTTGTTGAGTGTGGAGCTGAACCTGCATGTTGCCCTCGAGAGGTCGCTTCTGAATCTGAATTCATCCTGCTATGCTTGCCCAGTGGAACCGTATCTGAGGAGGTTACTATCGGTGGTGGTGGCGTCGTTCAATCTGCACAGCCTGGAAGTGTCATTGTAGAGTTGAGTACAGTTCCACCATCAACCATCAGAAAGATAGCCTCCGCCGCTGAACCTTTAGGAGTCGACGTTCTAGACGCCCCTGTCTCAGGTGGAAGGAGCGGCGCTGAGGAGGCGACACTGACAATTATGGTCGGCGGTAGACGAGACGTTTTCGATAGGAGCATACCGATCCTGAAGGCTATCGGTAGAGAGATCTATTATGTTGGAGGTTTAGGGTCTGGTCAGACTGTTAAACTCTTGAATAATATGAGGGTTCTCATAGACCTGGTCACTTCAAGATACATGCTGGAGATTGGTGTAAAGGCAGGTGTTGACCTGAAACTCCTCCAAGAGATCATCAACAAAAGCACTGGCCAGAGCTGGGTCTGGACAAACTGGGTCCCAAAATTTATCCAAGGCCAGAGTTTAGGTGCAACAATCAACATATTCAATAAAGACATGACGAATGCCATTGAAATAGCTGAAAGCTTCAACGTGTATCCTGAGGTTGCTATGGCGGCTTTGAAAGAGGTCAAGACGTATTTAGAGAGGAGTATGGGTGGTAGCGACATATCCGCAATGTTCAATTCAATATTAAGGTCGGAGTCTAATATATAAGAGCCAGACCTGACAGGTCCATCCAAGGAAGGGCCAGACATCGGAAGCGCCGTATCATCCAATTAGAATTCAAAACCTCAATATCCTAATAAGAATGGATGTAGAGTTATTTCTTTGTGAAGAGTCTGATGAGGCCACGCATAGGACGTATGAAGGTGAGGAAGAAGCCACGCATAGGGCATATTAGGCAGAGGAAGGAGTAGACGGTGGCTGTTCGTGTCAGACTGTTGATCTCACATGGAGATAGACATCTTGAAGTCGTTTCCCTAGTTAACAGCGGCTTTGAAACAGACACACCCCAACTGCTCCTTCCGAAATTGGCTGCTGAGAAGTTAGGTTTTCAACCTCCGGCTGGAGCGTTGAGGCAAACCTATGATACTGCTGGAGGACCAGCGGACCTTTGGGTGTATCCCGAGAGTGTTGAGGTTAAGATTTTGGCGGGGAAGAAGACGTCTAGAAGCGTCAAGGCAGATGTTGTGATCTCACCTATTGAGAGTGAATCTTTGATAGGTGATAGACTATGTGGTGAACTGAGAATCGTCGTTGAAGATTTCGGTGAAGGCCTGTGGAGGTTGCGTGGAGAAAGAAGGCTTCGTAGAACAGAGAGGCCACAACTATGGACTGAATCGTCCAATTGATCCTCATCATGAAGTATTTGGTTTAGAATTCATTTTTTCATTAACAATGTTTGTAGCACTACCGAGTTTAGTAGTGTTAATAAGTCTCATTCAGCCACCATAACTCCTCCAAAGCGAGAGGGTAGACATGACATTTATAGGACCTTGGGAGATAGCCCTAATCCTAGTAGTAATCCTGATCATATTCGGATCAAAGAAGCTTCCTGAACTGGCCAGAGGCTTAGGAGAGGCTGTCAGACAGTACAAGTTAGCCTCCGAAGGCTCAGATAAAATATCTCTTGAACCATCAAACATATCGAATCGAAGAATCTCCACGCAAGGAAAGTCAGACGATATCTTGGTCATAACTGCAAAACAACTAGGGATCATAACTGAAGGAAAGACCATGGAAGATATATCAAATGAAATAGCATCGAAGGCAACTGGGAAACATTGATTGCGAGGTGAAAAATCCATGAGGTGGAGGGTGGTTCTGGGCTCGACACTTCTCATGTTAGGATTCATCATCTACCAGCTTGGTATAACCATGCTCATCGCACCTGGAAGCCATCTCAGCGACTTGGTGAAAAAATTTATCATACCACTACTCTCAAACCAAACGCCTGAGATGATCACCGTTACATTACAGTATGGTGGCGGAATCATAGCCGTAATAGGATTGATAACAGCCATAAAAGGAATGTCTTCAAATGGAGAAATCAGAGCCTTAAAGTCGTCGATCCATAGGCTTGAGTCTACAATTCAAAATCTCCAGACAAGCCAACACAAAACCCAAACATCGCAGTCAAACTGCAAGTTCTGTGGGGAAAACATATCTGCAAACGATTCGTTCTGTCCAAGGTGTGGAAGAGCTCAAACATAAACTTACCATATGCTTCAGGTTATTCCCTGTCTCTATGAGTTTGCATCCACCTTTCCATCTAGAATCTGATGTACCTCTGGCTCTTTCTTGGAGGGGGCTTTTAAGAAAATTTGAATACGCCATGAATATTCAAAAGGTGGGATCAGATTCAGATGAAAATAGTTGTCCAAGTCGCATATTCTATACTGAAGAAGGTTAATGTAAGTGTGTCTTCTTCTCCGGACCGATCAAAGTTATTTTGATGGCCTCCAAGAATTTTAGGCCAAGGAGGTCCTCTGTATTTCCCCTGAATGTCTCTCCATAACCTTCCAACATGATCTTCACTTTAGGCACCTGGATTATGATGTGGGCCCTCCTCAAGATTAGGGTCTCCCCAGTCACTGTTCTACCGATAGCCCACATCTGCTTCGGCATCTCGGAGAGTCTCAACCTGAGTCTTCTGTACAGGTCCTCTGAGATCAAAAGGAAACCCTCGTACCCTGTATCTAGCCTCACGGGCAACTCTCCATCTGCTGGAAAGTTTCCTGCCGGCCCAACGATGTTGACGCCCAAGATCGGCGCATATGTATCGTTCACTTGCCTGTATGGCCACTCGGACATCTCGACACCCTCCAACCTAGACGCACCGACCTAGGATATTCCTCACCCACCTTGAAGACTAGTCTATGAGAGGCCTTACCTTTCAGTGGAAGCCATACATCGCTTAGGGATTCTCCTGAAGCCACTATCTCACCATTCGCTATAGCCACATATTTTCCAAAGTAATCTCTGAAGATCTCATTCTTGAGTCTGTCATAGGCTTCATTGTTTATTCTCTCCTGCTCAGTCTCGTCGGTCTCCTGTTCAAGCCATAACTGAATAGCCTTCTCCAAAGCTTTCGAGATGGCACCCTTAGAGTAACCGTACCTCTCCATAGCTTTCCTTCTAAAGTTCTTCTCCAGATCCTCTGAGATCTGCCCCTTGATCACAACCATCCCCACGCACCAAGATACTTTAGTTAAGGTTCCTAAAAACTTTTGACCTTAAGTCCCTATCTGTCTTTTTGGAGAAGCATTAAAGAAAATAACAGAGCTGCTTTTTGGCCATGTTGAGGTATGCTTTCATTATTTTCGGCTGGGAAGAATATCATGACTGCCCTCTAATATGATTTCATAGCGGATCAGTAGAATACTAATTGTGCCTTTTGGTGAAAGTCATATAAGGATTTATGTAACCATGTTACAGCGACTTATCTTGGCTGGGTTACGCATCAAGATATCAGACAGGCTAGAGAGACTCTTCAGGGAGATGGCTATGAAACGTTTCGGCTACGGTAAAGGTTCGCTAAGTCGTGCTGCAGAAGAGGCCATACAGACTTTATCGACCCAGTTGCAGATAGAGAAGAGAGAGTTTGATGGGGATCCTGTGAAAGCAATAGAGGGGTTTCTTGGAGATCTCGATGTTGATTCTGTAGAACTTCAACATCTCGCTGGAAAAATTTGGGTCAGAAAGACTTTGGCAAATGTATCTGGCTGACACCAACATCTTTCTTGAAGTTTTGCTTTCAAGACCAAAGACGGACGAGTGCGAAAGGTTTCTCAACAATATAAAGGAGGGAAATAAGTTAGGAGCGATGACAGATTTCTCCATCCATTCCATCTCAGTGATTATGAGGGGGCTAGAAAGGGGAGGGAGCTAAAAATTTTTCTGAGGAGCCTATCGGCCTATGAAGGGTTGACAATATAGACAACGACATTGGCTGACGAAATAAATGCTATAGAAATTAGCTATGAGAATAATTTAGACCTAGACGACGCCATTCAATATACTGCAGCTTTAGCTCTAGAAGTTGATGGAATTATCTCCTTCGATAGACACTTCAAATTGATGATACTAAGGATTGAACTATCAGCTATAACTTAATAGCATGCTTTTCAATTAAATTATCAAACCAACTCTTCATGAGTTGATCCTATTCAGCAAATTAAGTTTCATTGTAGCTAGGGAATATATTGAGTCGTATTCACCTTTATTGAATTGATGACACACTTATTTACCAGCCCATCACATCCATTAATCATCGATCAAGGAAACTACTTAAAAGGTGACTAGATCGATTCCACCCTTCTCGTCTACGATGATGCCTTTCGATCTAGGAACTATGTTGAATGAAACCTCTGTCCATCCTCCGGTGTTTGCAACTCTTGCATCGCGGTCGATCCCTGGTATATGGGTGTGACCCATAATAACCCAGACTTCATGAGGCATATTCATATGTGTCTTCCATACTTTCTCCAAAACCAGATTCCTCGTTGCAATTGAGATCGCGAAGCCGACGGGTCCTCCGAAGGCTTGGTCCCCATGCAATCCCACAATCGTCAACCCATGTATATGGAATACTCCGCATTTGCCGACTGACAAAAATCTTGTGCGTCCAAACTTGAAGTTGACATTTAACTCTTCAGGGTCATGGCTTGGATCTCCCAGAATGAGGTAAACAGTCAATTCTTGACCCAAAATACCGATAGTCTCCAGGACCATCTCGACTGCTCTCTCATCGCTTCCATACTTAGCTTTGAGTGAGTCCCAGTCGCTACGCCATCTGAATAAGTCTCCGAGAATCACTAGATTCGATATTCCCCTTTCCTTTACGAAAATCGCCAGCGCCTTTAGTCTCTCAGAGTCTCCTGGAATATTGGAGATATGGAGATCGCTGACAAAGAGTGTTGGCCCATAGAGATCTATCTCTCCAGCATCTATGCAAGGCCTCTTCACAATTCCAGTATCATAGTAGAGTAGAGGTAGACTGATCAAGAAGTATGTTAAGGTAGCTACTATTATAGCAGAGGACGCCAATACTTTGAGATTCATCATTTAGACACCTAGAGAATGCGCTTTTCGAAGACCTGATACTTCTGGGTATCACATAAATATATTATGCCCGACGGCAAGAAGTCTGTCGATGTAAATGATGCCGCATCCGATTCAGCAAATTTTGTTCTATTGCATAAAATATAAACTTACCTAAATGTAGGGAATAGGCTGAAAGCTAGGAAAACATATTCACATCGATATTCAAATCTTATTTCAAAATATTCTGTATAGTGGATGGTCTCTAGTCAGGGGCTTCACACCTGATCTTCTTGCCCCATAGGCTATGATGGCGTCGATCATCGCGCATGCCGGAAAGATGCTCTTCGCTTTCTCAATTGAACCGTATATTATAAAGTCGGCTCCTGCGGTCTGCACCATCGCTGCAACGGCTCCCCTACAAGTCTTCTTTGCGTCCAAACCAAAATCTCCAGCACGCCTCCACATACCTACAACGCCTAACGGAGCTGCGCCTGTCGGCAATCCGAAAATACCCTTCAACATCCTAATTCCTTCAGATGCCATAGCTATGCTTGGAATATCAAGTACAGGTGCTAGAACAAGGATCTTCTCCAAACCAGCTTCTGAGGCAACTTTTAGAAGGCCCTCTTTAACACCTGCACCTTCAAGTATTGAACGCATGCCTTTGGGAGACGCCTCTCTTGGGTTGAATGCCTGAACGATTCCTGCCTTCATTCCGGAATCTCTTATTCCCCTAACCTCGGATTCATCTACTGTGTAGTTTATCGATGTGTATACAGCCCTATCGATTAGACCAATCTCCCTAGCATATTTGGCTCCCTCCAACCTGACGGTTGCGTTTAGACCATTTATCAGGAATGGGGCTTCAGTAATTTCAGAGATGAAACCTATGTATCTCTTTAATGCTTCAGGGGTCTCCCCGACAATGTCGACCATATGTGGGTTACCGGTCTTCTCAGACATCTCCTCCTGCACCTTAATTAGCGACTCAGCCTTTCTCACATCAAATACCCCATTAGTATGATCTGATACTATTCGATGACCTACATGGAATATGCTTCCGATAAGTACTGTCGGCAATTCTCCAGGTTGGCCGCCGACTCTTAGACCACCTATGTCAAAAATCTTCTGTTCCAAACTAAATTTTACCAGTCAAAACTCCTCCAGAATAATAGAAGAAATCAACCAATTGATATTACTCCTACTTTTTTGCAGATGGAACGATTAAAGTCTATTCTAACATTAAAAATGTAAGAGTCGGTTGATATAGAAGTTCATATTTAGATTTTTCATCGATGGTCGATATATTGTTCTCGCAATCTATATTCTTCATCTTCGAGTCTCTTCTCCGTACGATATCCGAGGGCCGCTAGGCCGAATAGGAGGATGGCGAAACCTGACATGAGGAGGTGATGCCACCACAAGTATCCATACTTCACAGCATATATGAGGCATATAACCCCGATGAAGATTGGGCCTGTAGCGTTCCTTAAAGGTCTCCCTCCATATCTTATCGCTAGAAACCATGCAGAAGCCGCTGCGGTTACAAGCCACATCCACCATTCTGTCCGGAATACGATAGTCATCACTATGATTGCCGCCGCCCCCAAGGCAACCTCCCATCTTTCAACCATAATCTCTCAACCAGCCTAGATATGTAGGAGCTCTTTGACCGTGAATAAGATGAGTAGGGTCCAGGAGACTGCCATCAGAATCTTGAAGGCCACCCTACCTAAGCTGCTGAGCCCATAGCCTAATGTCGATGCCAGACTCAGAGAGATCAGGACGAGTTGTGTCGGATGTATTGCTCCTGTGAGTCTGCTGAATGAGTCGATGAAATATCTTAACATGTTCACGATCCACCTCAACGTATCTATGAGCTTGACCAGCCATTCGATCCATTCGGTTATGGCTGAGCACCCATGTTAAGAATAGGATACTAGATGCTTATATACTTTACTATAATGGTTTACTATATATAGATTGAATTAATATAGTAAGCTAAGCTACCATAAAAGTACACTATCAACCAAACATATTAATAATAGACGAGAGAAACACTCTCCCCAGGTATAGAAGAATTGAAGACGATCATAGCAACCGCAGGCGAGGAACCTGCAGGCATCATAGAATCTCTAAAAATACACCCATGCAGAAAACTCATCCTCATCACAGATGAGAGGGGAAAGAGGGCTGCTGTCCCAAAAATCTTGAAGGCCACCGAGATCCTAGACATAAAGACCGAGATAGTAACCGTCAACCCCTACGACATCCCAAGCATCATCAAAACCATAAAGAACAAGATAAACGAGCAGGACACCCCAACGATCCTGAACGTAACAGGAGGAAGAAAGACTATGGCCCTAGCCGCAACCCTGGCAGGGATGGTGGCAGGAGAAAAAGTAGAGGACATCATATACATAACCGAGGAGGAGCATAAACCCGTCTCCCTTCCAAGACTCTTAAACCCAGAATCCATACTCACCAGTGAGAAGAGGAAGATACTAAGAATAATAGCTGACAAGACAGAAACAACCGCCGAGGACCTTCAGGCTGAGATGAATGTTAAAATGCAAGCAGTCTGGAAACACCTCAGAGAACTCGAACATCTCGGGTACATAACATCCTCTAAAAGCAAACCGAGAAGATTCAAACTCACACTAAACGGTCGACTTTTGACCTAAATGAATAGTCATGTCAATTAAATAAATATTTTCATGTGTTCAAAGTACGTCTTAGTATTTTGAACATATCTACTGTGAACCCCCTAATAAATAGCCCATTAATCTGAAAGTGTCTTCTGTAATATAAGATCATTGTTGCATAGCTACTATGAGGCGCTCTTTTGCATCCCGATAAATATATATTAAACAGCATGCTTATCATTTATCATGATACTCGAAAGATTAAAGTCAGCTATTGTTTCACATCTGTCATATTTCTTAGGATCTGAGAACGAGGCTGCAGTTATAGATCCAGAGCGTGATTGTCAAATTTATCTAAGACTAGCAAATCAAAATGATATGAAAATAAAATNNNNNNNNNNNNCATAGAAATGAAGACTTTATTACAGGATCAAAAGAGTTAGCATATTTATCAGGGGCTGAAGTTTATCACGGACCATGGCCTGAGTTTAAATACGGTAAAACTATAAAAGATTACCAACAATTAATAGTTGGCAATATAAAAATAACTGCTATATACACTCCTGGACACACGCCAGGATGTGTATCATAT is from Candidatus Bathyarchaeota archaeon and encodes:
- a CDS encoding NAD(P)-dependent oxidoreductase gives rise to the protein MGLGFIGLGTMGAPMVLNLLKAGFKLKVYDVDSERVKKVVECGAEPACCPREVASESEFILLCLPSGTVSEEVTIGGGGVVQSAQPGSVIVELSTVPPSTIRKIASAAEPLGVDVLDAPVSGGRSGAEEATLTIMVGGRRDVFDRSIPILKAIGREIYYVGGLGSGQTVKLLNNMRVLIDLVTSRYMLEIGVKAGVDLKLLQEIINKSTGQSWVWTNWVPKFIQGQSLGATINIFNKDMTNAIEIAESFNVYPEVAMAALKEVKTYLERSMGGSDISAMFNSILRSESNI
- a CDS encoding twin-arginine translocase TatA/TatE family subunit yields the protein MTFIGPWEIALILVVILIIFGSKKLPELARGLGEAVRQYKLASEGSDKISLEPSNISNRRISTQGKSDDILVITAKQLGIITEGKTMEDISNEIASKATGKH
- a CDS encoding metallophosphoesterase family protein; this translates as MNLKVLASSAIIVATLTYFLISLPLLYYDTGIVKRPCIDAGEIDLYGPTLFVSDLHISNIPGDSERLKALAIFVKERGISNLVILGDLFRWRSDWDSLKAKYGSDERAVEMVLETIGILGQELTVYLILGDPSHDPEELNVNFKFGRTRFLSVGKCGVFHIHGLTIVGLHGDQAFGGPVGFAISIATRNLVLEKVWKTHMNMPHEVWVIMGHTHIPGIDRDARVANTGGWTEVSFNIVPRSKGIIVDEKGGIDLVTF
- the mtrH gene encoding tetrahydromethanopterin S-methyltransferase subunit H, translating into MEQKIFDIGGLRVGGQPGELPTVLIGSIFHVGHRIVSDHTNGVFDVRKAESLIKVQEEMSEKTGNPHMVDIVGETPEALKRYIGFISEITEAPFLINGLNATVRLEGAKYAREIGLIDRAVYTSINYTVDESEVRGIRDSGMKAGIVQAFNPREASPKGMRSILEGAGVKEGLLKVASEAGLEKILVLAPVLDIPSIAMASEGIRMLKGIFGLPTGAAPLGVVGMWRRAGDFGLDAKKTCRGAVAAMVQTAGADFIIYGSIEKAKSIFPACAMIDAIIAYGARRSGVKPLTRDHPLYRIF
- a CDS encoding CRISPR locus-related DNA-binding protein — its product is MKTIIATAGEEPAGIIESLKIHPCRKLILITDERGKRAAVPKILKATEILDIKTEIVTVNPYDIPSIIKTIKNKINEQDTPTILNVTGGRKTMALAATLAGMVAGEKVEDIIYITEEEHKPVSLPRLLNPESILTSEKRKILRIIADKTETTAEDLQAEMNVKMQAVWKHLRELEHLGYITSSKSKPRRFKLTLNGRLLT